A window of the Proteus terrae subsp. cibarius genome harbors these coding sequences:
- a CDS encoding helix-turn-helix domain-containing protein: protein MIIINAYQLSVHLKDVRLTKKLSQGKVAQKVGIRQDTVSNFELNPNSTKLETFFKLLSALNLEMEIHPKDAKNNLAHKSEWKEEW from the coding sequence ATGATTATAATTAACGCCTATCAACTCAGCGTCCATCTAAAAGATGTCCGATTAACAAAAAAACTTTCTCAAGGTAAAGTCGCCCAAAAAGTGGGAATTCGACAAGACACCGTGTCCAATTTTGAACTTAATCCTAATTCCACCAAGCTAGAAACCTTTTTTAAACTGCTCTCCGCACTAAATTTAGAGATGGAAATTCATCCTAAAGATGCTAAAAATAATTTAGCACACAAAAGTGAATGGAAAGAGGAGTGGTAA
- a CDS encoding LysR family transcriptional regulator: MDTRLLNAFVVLAETEHFGEASSRLFISQPALTKQIKTLESQLGVTLFQRGRHGAKLTPEGQYLLSQSQSVLREARILEKQARQLSAPQKVELYAGFGLSSLNFITPLLAKFNRVHPDITVHIDDMPSNTMEDKLLLGELDLAFSRLPVTEPLKSISLVQERLMLAIPTQTIMVLEADDDPLHYFNTLGLIQLSPEKGKKLYQQIHDFLKHHQIKPRVLQQSQDIQTQLALVAAGLGMALVPKSAELICDKQKVTLLPLSGLYTQWEIGVIWNNNIQNKDRDIFIKIISEEINKI; this comes from the coding sequence CTGAAACAGAACATTTTGGTGAAGCTTCATCAAGGCTTTTTATTAGCCAACCCGCACTCACTAAACAGATAAAAACATTAGAATCTCAGTTGGGTGTCACTCTTTTTCAGCGTGGGCGTCACGGCGCAAAATTAACCCCTGAAGGACAGTATTTACTGAGTCAATCTCAGTCAGTCTTAAGAGAAGCCCGTATTCTAGAAAAACAAGCTCGCCAATTAAGTGCACCTCAAAAAGTAGAGCTGTATGCAGGATTTGGTCTGTCCTCATTAAATTTTATTACACCATTATTGGCAAAATTTAATCGTGTTCACCCTGATATTACTGTTCACATTGATGATATGCCTTCTAACACAATGGAAGACAAATTACTTTTGGGTGAGCTTGATCTGGCATTTTCACGTTTACCGGTTACAGAGCCACTAAAAAGTATTTCATTAGTGCAAGAGCGATTAATGTTAGCAATCCCCACGCAAACTATTATGGTGCTAGAGGCTGATGATGATCCACTCCACTACTTTAATACGCTTGGGCTTATTCAGTTGTCTCCTGAAAAAGGAAAAAAATTGTATCAACAAATCCATGATTTTCTAAAACATCATCAAATCAAACCTCGTGTATTACAGCAATCACAAGATATTCAAACGCAGTTAGCATTAGTTGCCGCTGGATTAGGTATGGCATTGGTGCCTAAAAGTGCAGAACTTATTTGTGACAAACAAAAAGTCACTTTATTGCCACTATCTGGCTTGTATACACAATGGGAAATAGGTGTTATTTGGAATAATAATATTCAGAATAAAGATCGTGATATCTTTATAAAAATAATTTCTGAGGAAATAAATAAAATATAG
- a CDS encoding porin family protein: MNYDQLLTRGLLAVLLIVFSFNGSAKESRDKLFSYLETTSTAKVGQQLYHYLQQQQWQKAERLLLYYQQQPQHEVLLVNYAKALLAQNRGDFLNAEFYYQQQLKQKADFIPAQTGLIQLYFHLREYKKAQKQLNQLSNIVDLSKDIIQSIEFYKVKLASYFQGQRFYQLGFFYDDNINHAPYLSEKIISQSTQRKTTLRGAKPIASTGITHYFSFYQPFIIYSNHTFSFYTYARYIDYHSHRNANFFALYTQQGYRYQKPQYQWSITPYYEIKSSREQYEYQAWGSETQLSYFINKKQTINLSLDYKIKKYQKALNNLNSKRVSYSAYHNYYFNNGIHLVNQLNYQLERKKNTLLNYQLYGIKTGVYYLLSANWHISLFLQYQIKFFNNYNPLLKKRRKDNGVIFTTNIKNKSPLILGFYPTIELRYTRRLSNVDWLYQYQQHEVLFKLEKQF; encoded by the coding sequence ATGAATTATGATCAACTCTTAACCAGAGGGTTACTGGCTGTATTGCTCATTGTATTTTCATTTAATGGGAGCGCAAAAGAGAGTCGCGACAAGTTATTTTCTTATCTTGAAACAACGAGTACAGCTAAAGTAGGTCAGCAACTTTATCACTATTTGCAACAACAACAGTGGCAAAAAGCAGAAAGATTACTGCTTTATTATCAACAACAACCTCAACATGAAGTATTACTTGTTAATTATGCAAAGGCGTTATTGGCACAAAACAGAGGTGATTTTTTAAATGCTGAATTTTATTATCAGCAACAACTTAAGCAAAAAGCCGATTTTATCCCAGCCCAAACAGGATTAATTCAACTTTATTTTCATTTACGAGAATATAAAAAAGCACAGAAACAACTTAATCAACTGAGCAACATTGTTGATTTATCTAAAGATATTATCCAATCTATTGAGTTTTATAAGGTTAAGTTAGCCTCTTATTTTCAAGGCCAACGTTTCTATCAACTTGGCTTTTTTTATGATGATAATATTAACCATGCACCTTACTTATCTGAAAAAATTATTTCTCAATCCACTCAAAGAAAAACGACGCTAAGAGGTGCAAAACCTATTGCATCTACAGGAATTACTCATTATTTTTCTTTTTATCAACCTTTTATTATTTATTCTAACCATACTTTTTCTTTTTATACTTATGCTAGATATATAGATTATCACTCTCACCGTAATGCCAATTTTTTTGCATTATATACACAACAGGGCTACCGCTATCAAAAACCGCAATATCAGTGGTCAATAACACCTTATTACGAAATAAAATCATCACGGGAACAATATGAATATCAAGCATGGGGAAGTGAAACACAGCTTTCCTATTTTATTAATAAAAAGCAAACTATTAATTTAAGCTTGGATTATAAAATAAAGAAATATCAAAAAGCGTTAAATAATTTAAATAGTAAGCGAGTAAGTTATAGTGCTTACCATAACTATTATTTTAATAATGGAATACACTTAGTTAATCAATTAAATTATCAGTTAGAACGTAAAAAAAACACTTTATTAAATTATCAGCTGTATGGTATAAAAACTGGCGTTTATTATCTATTGTCAGCTAATTGGCATATCTCTCTTTTTTTACAGTATCAAATTAAATTCTTTAATAACTATAATCCTTTATTAAAAAAGAGAAGAAAAGACAATGGTGTTATTTTTACAACAAATATTAAAAATAAATCACCCTTGATTTTAGGATTTTATCCCACAATAGAATTACGTTATACCCGAAGATTAAGCAATGTGGATTGGTTATATCAATATCAGCAACATGAAGTGTTATTTAAATTAGAAAAACAATTTTAA
- a CDS encoding energy transducer TonB yields the protein MLALSVRQPLNIYYWLIGISLVYIVVLSWVLRSLSMTESAHHIHQQQENTLSVYQVVFSPPQQSTVVPEPLVETEPQKTPIVLPIAEKGEFVEAPKKIPEKIKEKPTPIKPITPVKKQVVQEKVEPIKQRDLESQVAQTTSEASAESLTQHTASSLAGRSHALSEKGIGQGESDNHYISSLRREIERHKRYPSQARRMQHEGQVVVSFSLTSEGVISRVEIESTSGISSLDNAAIAAVKRVKPIGPKPENLLNPLIVSLDFQLN from the coding sequence ATGTTGGCACTTTCTGTCAGGCAACCGCTTAATATTTATTATTGGCTAATTGGCATATCATTAGTTTATATCGTCGTATTAAGTTGGGTGTTGCGTTCACTTTCTATGACAGAAAGTGCACACCATATTCATCAGCAACAAGAAAATACATTATCCGTTTACCAAGTGGTATTTTCACCGCCTCAACAATCAACAGTGGTGCCGGAACCTTTAGTGGAAACGGAGCCACAAAAAACGCCCATTGTTTTACCCATTGCCGAAAAAGGGGAGTTTGTTGAAGCACCAAAGAAAATACCTGAAAAAATAAAAGAAAAGCCCACACCTATAAAACCAATTACACCTGTAAAAAAACAGGTGGTGCAAGAAAAAGTAGAGCCGATAAAACAGCGTGATTTAGAAAGCCAAGTAGCGCAAACGACTTCAGAAGCATCGGCAGAAAGCTTAACGCAACATACGGCAAGCTCGTTAGCAGGAAGAAGTCATGCATTAAGCGAGAAAGGAATAGGGCAAGGCGAATCTGATAATCACTATATTAGTTCACTGCGTCGAGAAATAGAGCGCCATAAACGTTATCCATCACAAGCACGTCGCATGCAACATGAAGGTCAGGTGGTGGTCAGTTTTTCACTCACATCAGAAGGTGTGATTTCAAGGGTTGAGATAGAAAGTACTTCTGGGATTTCTTCCCTTGATAATGCGGCTATTGCTGCGGTTAAACGCGTAAAACCCATAGGTCCTAAACCCGAAAACTTATTGAACCCTTTAATTGTCTCGTTAGATTTTCAATTAAATTAA
- a CDS encoding DUF1097 domain-containing protein, which translates to MRTLYFTALTTGILSAIWAFIANQFDLLSWAGFLGCTAYFAYPKEGIKGLAVTMATIMSGVIWALAIIYGSQIFSDISIFGYAVTGVIAFVMCIQAKSVLLAYIPGTFIGACTIFAAQGDLSQTIPSLIVGVLFGYAMKMSGLWVANKWPKTA; encoded by the coding sequence GTGAGAACGCTTTATTTTACTGCGCTGACAACTGGCATTCTTTCTGCCATTTGGGCATTTATTGCTAATCAATTTGACTTATTAAGCTGGGCTGGCTTTTTGGGTTGCACCGCCTATTTTGCTTATCCTAAAGAAGGTATTAAAGGATTAGCTGTCACTATGGCTACCATTATGAGTGGCGTGATTTGGGCATTGGCGATTATTTACGGTAGCCAAATCTTTAGTGATATTTCTATTTTTGGCTATGCTGTCACAGGTGTTATTGCCTTTGTGATGTGTATTCAAGCTAAAAGTGTACTACTTGCTTATATTCCCGGCACCTTTATTGGAGCATGCACTATATTTGCCGCTCAAGGGGATCTTTCTCAAACCATCCCTTCATTAATTGTCGGTGTTTTATTTGGTTATGCCATGAAAATGAGTGGACTTTGGGTTGCCAATAAATGGCCAAAAACAGCGTAA
- the yidC gene encoding membrane protein insertase YidC — MDSQRNLLFIALLFVSFLIWQQWEGDKVSQNTTTTAQVSQQADVPSSDSLAVTGNSNEQAKLITVKTDVLDIRINTQGGTIDEADLLAYPAELNSQTPFRLLETTPQFLYQAQSGLIGPDGPDQKSRPVYNADKNEFVLGENQDELRVPMTFVNEEGVKFVKTFILKKGQYDIGIEYKIENTTDKTLTMNFYGQLKQSVKLPESRDTGSSNFALHTYRGAAYSSDETNYKKYSFGDIEDKNLSLTTNNGWVAMLQQYFATAWIPSKDSQNNSFYSITLENKSIALIGYKSAPVTIAPNSSADISSTLWVGPEIQSEMSAIAPHLDLSVDYGWLWFISQPLFKLLKFLHSFIGNWGFSIIMITFIVRGIMYPLTKAQYTSMAKMRLLQPKLAALRERIGDDKQRMSQEMMALYKQEKVNPLGGCLPLLIQMPIFLALYYMLMGSVELRHAPFMLWIQDLSAQDPYYILPLLMGVTMFIIQKLSPTAVTDPMQQKIMTFMPVVFTVFFLWFPSGLVLYYIVSNLVTIIQQQLIYRGLEKRGLHSRDKK; from the coding sequence GCCAAGCAGTGATAGTCTTGCTGTAACTGGTAACAGCAATGAGCAGGCAAAATTGATTACCGTAAAAACTGACGTACTTGATATTCGTATCAATACTCAGGGCGGTACTATCGATGAGGCTGATTTGTTAGCCTATCCCGCCGAGCTTAATTCACAGACACCTTTCCGTTTACTGGAAACTACACCACAATTCCTGTATCAGGCTCAAAGTGGCTTAATCGGCCCAGATGGTCCAGATCAGAAATCTCGCCCAGTTTATAATGCTGATAAAAACGAATTCGTACTTGGTGAAAACCAAGATGAATTACGTGTACCTATGACTTTCGTAAATGAAGAAGGTGTGAAATTCGTCAAAACCTTCATTCTGAAGAAAGGTCAGTACGATATCGGTATTGAGTACAAAATTGAGAATACAACAGATAAAACGCTGACCATGAACTTCTACGGCCAGTTAAAACAATCTGTTAAATTGCCAGAAAGCCGTGATACAGGTAGTAGCAACTTTGCACTACACACTTATCGTGGTGCGGCATACTCATCAGATGAAACCAACTATAAAAAATATAGTTTTGGTGATATCGAAGATAAAAACTTATCTCTAACCACGAATAATGGTTGGGTTGCAATGTTACAACAATACTTTGCAACAGCATGGATCCCTTCTAAAGATAGTCAGAACAATAGCTTCTACTCTATCACTTTAGAAAACAAATCTATTGCTCTGATTGGTTATAAATCAGCACCGGTGACAATTGCACCAAATAGCAGTGCTGATATCAGCTCAACATTATGGGTTGGCCCTGAAATTCAGTCAGAAATGTCAGCCATTGCGCCACATTTAGATCTGTCTGTTGACTACGGTTGGTTATGGTTTATCTCTCAACCACTGTTTAAACTGCTGAAATTCCTTCACAGCTTTATCGGTAACTGGGGCTTCTCCATCATCATGATCACCTTTATCGTTCGTGGTATCATGTACCCGCTGACTAAAGCACAGTACACCTCCATGGCGAAAATGCGTTTACTGCAACCAAAACTGGCTGCACTGCGTGAACGTATTGGTGATGACAAACAGCGTATGAGCCAAGAAATGATGGCGTTATACAAACAAGAGAAAGTAAATCCTCTGGGTGGTTGTTTACCATTACTTATCCAGATGCCAATCTTCCTTGCGTTGTATTACATGCTGATGGGCTCTGTTGAATTACGTCATGCACCGTTTATGTTATGGATCCAAGACTTATCTGCACAAGATCCGTACTACATCCTGCCATTATTAATGGGTGTGACAATGTTCATCATTCAGAAACTGTCTCCAACAGCAGTCACTGATCCGATGCAACAAAAAATCATGACCTTTATGCCGGTTGTGTTTACCGTATTCTTCCTGTGGTTCCCATCAGGTCTGGTTCTGTACTATATCGTCAGTAACTTAGTGACCATTATCCAGCAGCAGTTAATTTACCGTGGTCTGGAGAAACGTGGCTTACACAGCAGAGACAAAAAATAA
- the mnmE gene encoding tRNA uridine-5-carboxymethylaminomethyl(34) synthesis GTPase MnmE — MHSTDTIVAQATPPGRGGVGILRVSGPKAALVAQTVLGKLPKPRYADYLPFRNDDNSVLDQGIALFFPNPNSFTGEDVLELQGHGGPIILDLLLKRILQIPGVRIANPGEFSERAFLNDKLDLAQAEAIADLIDASSEQAARSAINSLQGAFSSHINEMVESLTHLRIYVEAAIDFPDEEIDFLSDGIIEGKLNAVIAELDDVRAQARQGSLLREGMKVVIAGRPNAGKSSLLNALAGREAAIVTDIAGTTRDVLREHIHIDGMPLHIIDTAGLREASDEVERIGIERAWKEIEQADRVLFMVDSTTTDATTPEDIWPEFMARLPKTLPVTVIRNKSDLTGENVEITAQGNYPMIRLSARDGMGIELLRDHLKEAMGFNSNTEGGFLARRRHLQALNTAAEHLQQGHEQLVYAKSGELLAEELRLAQQALSEITGEFTSDDLLGRIFSSFCIGK, encoded by the coding sequence ATGCATAGCACTGATACTATCGTCGCTCAGGCCACACCTCCGGGAAGAGGCGGTGTTGGTATCCTACGCGTTTCTGGCCCTAAAGCTGCCCTTGTAGCACAAACCGTTTTAGGCAAGTTGCCTAAACCTCGTTATGCCGATTATCTGCCATTTCGCAATGATGACAACTCAGTACTTGATCAGGGTATCGCCCTTTTCTTCCCTAATCCGAACTCATTTACGGGTGAAGATGTTCTAGAACTACAAGGCCATGGTGGCCCCATTATTCTGGATTTATTACTAAAACGTATTTTACAAATCCCTGGTGTGCGTATTGCTAATCCTGGTGAGTTTTCTGAACGTGCGTTTTTAAATGACAAACTCGATTTAGCACAAGCAGAAGCGATTGCCGATTTAATTGATGCCAGCTCAGAACAAGCAGCTCGTTCAGCAATTAATTCACTACAAGGTGCATTTTCCTCTCATATTAACGAGATGGTAGAGTCATTAACGCACTTACGTATCTATGTTGAAGCAGCCATTGATTTCCCTGATGAAGAGATTGATTTTCTTTCTGACGGTATCATCGAAGGAAAACTTAACGCCGTTATTGCTGAATTAGATGATGTTCGTGCTCAAGCTCGCCAAGGTAGCTTGTTACGTGAAGGAATGAAAGTGGTTATCGCAGGTCGCCCTAATGCAGGTAAATCAAGCCTATTAAATGCATTAGCAGGTCGAGAAGCTGCCATTGTCACGGATATTGCGGGTACAACCCGTGATGTGTTGCGTGAACATATTCATATTGATGGTATGCCTTTGCATATTATCGACACCGCAGGCTTACGTGAAGCCAGTGATGAAGTTGAACGCATTGGTATTGAACGTGCTTGGAAAGAGATTGAGCAAGCAGACAGAGTGCTATTTATGGTTGATAGCACCACAACCGATGCCACAACACCTGAAGATATCTGGCCTGAATTTATGGCTCGTTTACCAAAAACCTTGCCTGTCACTGTTATTCGTAACAAATCGGATTTAACAGGGGAAAATGTCGAGATCACGGCACAAGGTAACTACCCGATGATCCGCTTATCTGCTCGTGATGGAATGGGTATCGAGTTACTACGCGATCACCTGAAAGAAGCGATGGGCTTTAATAGCAATACTGAAGGTGGTTTCTTGGCTCGCCGCCGCCATTTACAGGCATTAAATACCGCAGCGGAACATCTACAGCAAGGCCATGAACAATTGGTTTATGCAAAATCCGGTGAATTGTTGGCAGAAGAGTTAAGACTGGCTCAGCAAGCATTAAGTGAGATCACCGGTGAATTTACTTCAGATGACTTATTAGGCCGTATTTTCTCAAGTTTCTGCATCGGGAAGTAA
- a CDS encoding Slam-dependent surface lipoprotein, whose translation MNKRNKLVCALFILMGSHAVHAEIHSNQSGPLTTMKVGASDAIQRGHSQIPGGEPGVGISTVGGGKKIGFASLTSPRMSSGADSNGIYTVQSNHQHSDMGVFHFAKITDANVYFGDWAKTTSATDATHQTYYVGKDVTTTLPADSATYTVTGISQYSGSNLLSGSFDVDFSQKKIEGSLTNSQRTVDLAGGNLYTANNQVTFSADANEGSTSGVVEGAFFGESAEALAGIVVFSSDHKKDISFGGTKNSSDSE comes from the coding sequence ATGAATAAACGTAATAAATTAGTCTGCGCATTATTTATATTAATGGGCTCTCATGCAGTACATGCTGAAATTCACTCTAATCAAAGTGGCCCTTTAACGACAATGAAAGTCGGTGCAAGTGATGCTATACAGCGTGGTCATAGTCAAATACCAGGTGGAGAGCCGGGTGTTGGTATTAGTACAGTAGGAGGTGGGAAAAAAATTGGTTTTGCTTCATTAACCTCGCCAAGAATGAGTAGTGGAGCGGATAGTAATGGAATTTATACAGTTCAATCTAATCATCAACATAGTGATATGGGGGTTTTCCACTTTGCCAAAATCACGGATGCCAATGTCTATTTTGGTGACTGGGCAAAAACAACATCAGCAACGGATGCGACACACCAAACCTATTATGTCGGTAAAGATGTTACAACCACATTACCAGCAGATAGTGCCACTTATACGGTAACGGGTATTAGCCAATACAGTGGTAGTAACTTACTTTCAGGTTCGTTTGATGTTGATTTTTCACAAAAGAAAATCGAAGGTTCGCTGACTAATAGCCAACGTACGGTTGATTTAGCAGGAGGAAATCTTTATACCGCAAATAACCAAGTGACGTTTTCTGCAGATGCAAATGAAGGGTCAACATCAGGGGTTGTTGAAGGCGCTTTCTTTGGTGAAAGTGCAGAAGCATTAGCGGGTATTGTGGTGTTTAGTTCAGATCATAAAAAAGACATTAGTTTTGGTGGTACGAAAAATAGCAGTGACAGTGAATAA
- a CDS encoding TonB-dependent receptor domain-containing protein: protein MHVMLFRKRKMVSIFVSLSLFSPCFYLQAKEDKTDLGHIQISDNKEKDKQGYSHVYEKDVSNVYLGKELLERYQGVSPADLLKSAIGVYSGEARNGGALDPNIRGIQGQGRIPVTVDGTEQAITVYRGYSGASNRNYIDSNLISSIYIEKGPSLTPDMKTGIGGGIAVKTLDIRDIVPIGDSFGINFKGDISNNSTRYKEVYLDMLGDYRNYPYFYHHGSKVVDPALEITPQKNKDWHFHDHSFRLGIGFEKEKFNLLFTYALREKGNYLAGKRNTEAYLETDDMKAIHSIDYKLRLTPYVPFIAHIYRPGNEVPNTSSRNRSFLVKGTLFPESTRRFSINYRYTDLLFGDIMPLRLEWARYEKNVVTQWPLATINQQAGILTYQWKPEDKQADFLLRLWGNLTSGHTNTRGGEPRVSMEIDYDERYLSKWDAKVDTHFIDTASLYQKNNRYGVDLSSIFKLSPQFSISFSSNYQFEKLDSDEIKIPENFDFVTSGRAGQRHEINLALSTDWKPLSWLAITAGGKYHYYHLTDTFLNNKRRNNVKGYEKTPSIRGYIVSYKRTLTQEECYLVGTLCGITEQQLPEKYKRVIRDPELREKRRIVQAYKLTHPEYEKLPDNIKKEINRKIKISKQMHFENRTYLRDENGNVVFNSTTMRPMKTGLLYWGLDEDGELLKSNNILLNGYININEKVPDPITGELVNKYEMGVSNPIPIYLDDDKDSFAPEASYHHGAFSPLVSATVYANDILRFYGRYTEQLRLPSLFEDTSGFSGSKARYYGFKLKPERAKSAELGVVFDLTDWLNVERHADIKINYFRTNIENVFDRDANWQIRQFEKQILEGLEVQARFDNGFIFMDTALVYSHKNKVCDKNAFSNYDPSGLLGVKQCMTGGYPGGFLRTSIQPKYSVNLHLGTRWLDNKLEVGSRWLYSSEVENKDEKWLKEKLPREMYGRNNNPMRWAKVFTVDAYINYQYSPNLSFEITGSNLLNEYYIDPLTRSGMPAPGRTFRLGVTAQF from the coding sequence ATGCATGTAATGCTTTTTAGAAAGCGAAAAATGGTTTCAATCTTCGTTTCTCTCTCGCTATTTTCTCCTTGCTTTTATCTGCAAGCCAAAGAAGATAAAACCGATCTTGGTCATATTCAGATTTCTGATAATAAAGAAAAAGATAAACAGGGTTATTCACACGTTTATGAGAAAGATGTTTCTAATGTTTATTTAGGAAAAGAGCTATTAGAGCGTTATCAAGGCGTTTCCCCCGCTGATTTACTAAAAAGCGCCATTGGTGTTTATAGTGGTGAAGCTCGTAATGGGGGAGCGCTTGATCCAAATATTCGGGGTATTCAAGGGCAAGGTCGAATACCTGTGACTGTCGATGGTACAGAGCAGGCAATTACTGTTTATCGAGGTTATAGTGGCGCATCTAATCGTAATTATATTGATTCTAATCTGATTAGCAGTATCTATATTGAAAAAGGTCCCTCATTAACACCTGATATGAAAACCGGTATTGGTGGGGGTATTGCAGTAAAAACCTTAGATATTCGAGATATTGTACCTATTGGCGATTCTTTTGGTATTAACTTTAAAGGGGATATTAGTAATAACTCCACACGGTATAAAGAAGTCTATTTAGATATGCTCGGAGATTATCGCAATTATCCTTATTTCTATCATCATGGTTCAAAGGTCGTTGATCCAGCTTTAGAAATAACCCCTCAAAAAAATAAAGATTGGCACTTTCATGATCATTCATTTCGACTTGGGATTGGTTTTGAAAAAGAAAAATTTAATTTATTATTTACCTATGCATTACGAGAAAAAGGAAATTATTTAGCAGGAAAAAGAAATACAGAAGCTTATCTCGAAACGGATGATATGAAGGCAATCCATTCTATTGATTATAAATTAAGGTTAACGCCTTATGTTCCTTTTATTGCCCATATTTATCGTCCTGGTAATGAAGTCCCTAATACCTCCAGTCGTAATCGTTCCTTTTTAGTAAAAGGAACATTATTCCCTGAATCAACACGTCGTTTTTCAATTAACTATCGATACACAGACTTACTGTTTGGCGATATTATGCCTCTGAGATTAGAGTGGGCTCGTTACGAAAAAAATGTCGTGACTCAATGGCCACTAGCAACGATTAATCAACAGGCGGGAATATTAACTTATCAGTGGAAACCAGAAGATAAGCAAGCGGATTTTCTGTTACGTTTATGGGGTAATTTAACTTCAGGGCATACGAATACTCGTGGTGGTGAACCCAGAGTCTCAATGGAGATTGATTATGACGAAAGGTATTTATCTAAATGGGATGCAAAAGTAGATACCCATTTTATTGATACAGCTTCTCTTTATCAAAAAAATAACCGCTATGGTGTGGATTTATCTTCTATATTTAAATTATCACCTCAATTTTCTATTTCATTTTCCAGTAATTATCAATTTGAAAAATTAGACAGTGATGAAATTAAAATTCCTGAAAATTTTGATTTTGTTACCTCAGGGAGAGCAGGACAACGTCATGAAATTAACTTAGCCCTTTCCACAGATTGGAAGCCACTTTCTTGGTTAGCCATTACTGCGGGTGGGAAATACCATTATTATCATTTAACAGATACTTTTTTAAATAATAAGCGAAGGAATAACGTAAAAGGTTATGAGAAAACTCCCTCTATTAGAGGATATATAGTAAGTTATAAAAGAACATTGACACAGGAAGAGTGTTATTTAGTTGGCACTCTATGTGGAATTACGGAACAACAGTTACCAGAAAAATATAAAAGAGTAATAAGAGATCCTGAACTTAGAGAAAAAAGAAGGATAGTACAAGCGTATAAATTAACTCATCCAGAGTATGAAAAACTACCTGATAATATAAAAAAAGAAATTAATCGTAAAATAAAAATCTCAAAACAAATGCATTTTGAAAATAGAACATATCTCCGTGATGAGAATGGAAATGTTGTTTTCAACTCTACTACTATGAGACCAATGAAAACAGGGTTATTATATTGGGGTCTTGATGAAGATGGAGAGTTATTAAAAAGCAATAATATTTTGTTAAACGGTTATATTAATATTAATGAAAAAGTACCTGATCCAATTACAGGTGAATTAGTTAATAAATATGAAATGGGCGTTTCTAATCCAATACCTATTTATCTTGATGATGATAAAGATAGTTTTGCACCAGAGGCCAGCTATCATCATGGCGCATTTTCACCCTTAGTGTCTGCGACGGTATATGCCAACGATATATTGCGTTTTTATGGACGTTATACTGAGCAGCTACGGTTACCCAGTTTATTTGAAGATACCAGTGGTTTTTCTGGGTCAAAAGCGCGTTATTACGGTTTTAAATTAAAACCCGAGCGTGCGAAAAGTGCTGAGTTAGGTGTTGTGTTTGATTTGACAGATTGGCTAAATGTGGAGCGCCATGCCGATATTAAAATTAACTATTTTCGTACCAATATTGAAAATGTGTTTGATAGAGATGCGAATTGGCAAATTAGGCAATTTGAAAAGCAAATATTAGAGGGGTTAGAGGTTCAAGCTCGCTTTGATAATGGCTTTATTTTTATGGATACGGCTTTAGTTTATAGCCATAAAAATAAAGTATGTGATAAAAATGCCTTTAGTAACTACGATCCTTCAGGGTTATTAGGTGTTAAACAATGTATGACGGGGGGTTATCCCGGTGGTTTTTTACGTACTTCTATCCAACCTAAATATTCGGTTAATTTACATTTAGGGACTCGTTGGTTAGATAATAAATTAGAAGTTGGAAGTCGTTGGCTTTATTCATCAGAAGTGGAAAATAAAGATGAAAAATGGCTAAAAGAAAAATTACCACGAGAAATGTATGGCAGAAATAACAACCCAATGCGTTGGGCAAAAGTCTTTACCGTTGATGCTTATATTAACTATCAGTATAGCCCTAATTTATCTTTTGAAATAACAGGCAGTAATTTATTAAACGAATACTACATTGATCCTTTAACGCGATCAGGTATGCCTGCGCCGGGAAGAACATTCCGATTAGGTGTGACTGCACAATTTTAA